In the genome of Leptospira ryugenii, the window CACTCCCGTCGGACGTTAGTTATTTGATATAATCAAAAAAATCATCAAAGAGTGGTTTGAAACAGGATCGGATTGTTATCTTTGCCACTCTCTCATTCTTTGGCCCATAGTTTAATACAATATCGTTTGGATCTTTGATGAAAGAAAAAATTCTCTCTACAGTGAAGGTAGCACTCCCTTCTCTTAAGTAAATTTTATAGTTAAACTCGTGTTCGTTGGCATCTATTTCCCCTATCCCATAGGGAACGTAACATCGAATGAGACCCACACCTGATAAACTCCCAGCTTCTAGGTCTTCTTTTTCTATTTTTGAACCTTCAGGGATTAATTTATATTCTAACCATTGTTTTGCCTTAGCAAAGGACTTGGTTCTTTGGTATGTTTTCACTTCGCGAGTTTCCTCGGTCTTTCGGTGCTTGGAAGAAACGATCCAAAGACGTAAACAAAGGGTATTTGAGAAAAAGGCAAAACAAAAGAGAAGCAAAAGCAATTTACGGATCATTCTAGATTAGCCTTCCTCTTCTGCCTCCGGGGAGCAAAACAAATCTTCATACAGACCTGAAATTTTCAAGGGATTGGGAAGCGGGATTCTGGGAAACGGGACTACGTTGTCAGGGAATTGGCTAGGATTCTGGTTTCTATTTTTGATCTTATGTCTCTTGGACTCGATTCTATCTTTCACATTATGATCATCGGAATCCAGATAGCCCAATCTCAAGTCCGCTCTCTAAAATTACTCTGCAGAACAAACTAAAGAAAGAAAAATAAGATTGAATTAAAGGCTGGCGTAGTCTGAGATTTACGGAAAGAAGGGAAGGATTCCAAAAAACATGCCCGATTTTGATCGCATTGATCTTATGAATTACGCAATTTACGGCAACGACTATGACCCACAATGGGACGAAATCCGAGCTTATTTAAAATCTAGCGCCGCAGCCCAAAGGGAATTGGAAGAAATCAAACGCAGTTTACCAACCCAACATTCTAATGTGAAACGAAAAAAAGACTCCTCTTCCCCTTTTGATGTGTCGGAAGGCCGTGAGGAGGAAGCTCCCAAAAAAGCAAACCTTGGTCCAACGGGTAGCCAAGAAACCAAGTCTTGGTGGAAGAAAATCATAGGGGAATGAGATGGAAGGACAAATCGTAGACCAAGCAAAGAAAAACGTAGAAACCATCAAAAAATTCGTAACTCCGTTTTTCAATTTAGCGGTCACGACCAATGTCTATGGTTACCACAATATTGTCCCCTCGGGTAAGCTCATCCTCACCTGCAACCACAGAAGTGACATGGATCCCTTTGTAATCGGGAATGCCTTCCCTCGCTTTATTTCTTGGATCGCGGCGGAATATACAACACGGATCCCACTCTTCCGAGACCTAGTAGAAAAGACTGGCACTATACCCATGGCCATCGATGGCAATATCTCTATCGCAAGTATCAAAAAGGTACAGCAGGTGTTTAAGAATGGAGATGTGCTAGGCATCTTTCCTGAAGGCCATGATTACATGGTGAAAAATGATTTCAGCGCACCTTTGGCGGATTTCCACCACGGCTTCGCTGCCTTTAGCCTCAGAAACAAAGTGGATATCCTTCCTTCCGTGCTTATCCCTGAAGAAGAGACCATTTCCGACTACCCCATCCCACCGCTAGTGCGTGCATTTATGGGTATGCCAAAGGAAGTCTGCGAAATCAAAAAGAGAGTCGTTTACAAAAAAGTGAATTTGGTGTTTGGTGAGGTAATCAAACACCAAGACTATATCCACCTACCTTTAGAAGAAGGTATGAAAGCCGTTTCTATGGAAACCAAACGGCGCATGGGAGACTTACAAAAAGCAGACTTTCTGAAAAAGTTCTAGAGTTCAATCTCTCCTTGGAAAACTTCTTTTGCTGGACCCGTCATTATGACACTTCCAGATTCTTTCCATTCCACCTCTAATTGGCCTCCTCGAAGGTCGATCTTCACCTTTCTTCCCGTTTTGTGGTTTAATACGGAGGCTACCATGACGGCACAGGCTCCTGTTCCGCAGGCTAGAGTTTCGCCTGTACCCCTTTCCCATGTCCTTTGGTAAAGATGGTTCTCACCGATGAGATGAACGAATTCTACATTCACCCGCTTAGGGAAGAGAGGGTGGTTTTCAATGAGGGGGCCTATCTCTCGAACAGGAAAGGTTTCGGCATTGTCGACATAGATAATGCAGTGTGGATTTCCCATACTAACAGCCGTAAATTGATATTGTTTGCCCGCAACTTCTAGAGTTTGGCTGACCACGGGGCCATCACCCTCCCAACGAAGGGGGATGAGTTCTGGTTTGAGGATAGGCTCTCCCATGTCTACGGAGACCATTTGCACCTTGCCTTGCGAATCAGTTTCCAAATTGAGAGTAAGGACGCCTTTGCCTGTTTCAATGGTCGGCTTCTGGTTCTTGGTGAGGCCATGGTCATAGATGTACTTACCTACACAACGAATCCCATTCCCACACATCTCAGAGGAACTACCATCGGCATTGTACATATCCATTTGGAATTCACCAACATTCGACTTGCGAATGAAAATAACACCGTCTCCCCCAACCCCAAAGTTCCGATCAGAGAGTTTTTGGATCTCTTCTGTACTCAGTCGAAGATCATTTTTGGTCGCATCAATATATAGGTAATCGTTACCGATTCCTTCCATTTTGGTAAACTGCAGCCTTTTTGCCATTCTCACCCAAGCCTCTATGCTACTAATGTTTTTTAGACTCTGATTCCTGCAAGTAAGTATGCCCCAGAAATTTGATTTGACCCTAGGATTGAAGAAAGAATCGTACATAAGGGTTTTATATGAAAAATTGCATTCTCTGTGGCTCCACTCAAACAAAAGAAGTATTTGTAGAACATGGCGTTCCTATCTGGCAATGCCAAAATTGTGGACATGTTTATTCCAGCTACGAACAAGCAGAACATTACGACGGTTACTGGGGAGAAGAATCCCAAGAATATGATCTCCAATGGTGGGACCATGCACATAGACCTGTATATCAGGATTTTATTCAGAAATTTCTTACCAAAAAGGAGGGCAGTCTACTGGATGTTGGCTGCGGACTGGGATTTTTTGTAAAATCTGTTCTCGAGGCAAAACCAGGTTGGAAAGCAGTGGGATATGAAATATCCGAATCTGCCGTACAATATGCACGCAAAATAAACAAGATGGAAACCGTCCATGCAGGCCTCGTCCAAAATTCAGGCCTTGGCAAGGAGACTTTTGACGTAATCACTCTGTGGGATGTCATAGAACATATTCCAAAACCTCATGATTTGTTAAAATATCTCTATACACTCCTTAAACCTGGTGGAGTTTTATTCTTACAAACCCCTAACTTTCCGATTCAATTGTTTAAGGCAAACCTAAAAGTTAAATGGAAAGGGATGAAAGAAGGGGTAAACTATCTTGAAGCAAAAGACCATGTAAACAATTATAAGATGCACACTTTGGCAAAATTAGGCGAACAATGTGGGTTTAAAAATCCAAAATTTTCCGTGCTTAAACCAATTTTGTCAGTTGCTGGCTTCAAAAGTAAGATGGCAGTCTACATCAAGTTAGCATATTATTATATCACAAAATATATTTTCTTTTTGAGCTTTGGTAAGCTCAATTGGAACAACACACTTTTTGTGACTCTAGAGAAGTGATCCTTTTGTTTTCAAGTTTTCCAATAACTGAGAAAGGGCAGATAGGCTAGACTCACATTCGTAGACCAATCCTTCTTTGTTTTGGACTTTGCTTTGGGAATTGCCTTCAGGCACTCCCAATATAGATTTGATGTGTATAGCTCTCAAGCCCACTGCTTCCGCACCGAGAATGTCGTCTTTCAAATTATCGCCTATCATCACAGAGTCTGCGAGTTTTGCTTTGGACTTTGTGATTGCGTAGGTAAAGAAATAGGGACTAGGCTTTTCTACACCGACCGACTCTGAACAAACCAGTGTATAACGTAAATCTTTTGGGAATGTTGCCTTTATTTTTTTTAACTGAGTCATCAAAGTCTCATTTGTCAATAGAACAATCGGTACAGATTTGGAGATTTCTCCTACTGTATGAAACAAGGAAGAAAATGTTTGTTTTTCCTGGATTTGCTTTTTAAGTGCATTGAGAAAATGAAAAAAATACCTTTCATCTAACCAAAGGCATAATTCTAGGTTGCTTGCGTTGAAATATCCATACAAAGATTCTATTAGATTTTGGAAGCATAACAAGCGCAAACGATTGGAAGAATGCTCCTTTAATCGTCCCTTAATTTCTGACCTTGCCAAGTCATAGAGTTCTATAAATTGTTCTTTTTTCCCATATTGATGTTCTTCCCAATCCTTACTCAAAGATTGTATAGCCTCAGTATAAGCTTCTTTTGAGGGAATGAGAGTATTATCAAGATCTAAAAATAATGCCATTTGTCTCAGTTCAGCCGATTCCTTTCGGACAAAAAGAAAAAATCCACTTGTCAAAAGTGTAAATATGAGATTCAAATCTACGAATGCTTCGCTTTTCTCATATACTATTTGTATTGTTCTCTTCCCTTGGAAGCATACTAGCCGTCTATGGATTGCTTACCCAGGGCGACCCTATGTATGCCCGCTCCTTTGGCTGGAACATAAACCTTCTCTGGGGGACTGTTCTTTGGGGAGTCAGCTTTTTCTTTTGGCTAGGCTCCCGCTTTGAGAAAAACTAAGCCTTCTGATTGCCGGAAAGCCTTGTGAGGATTTGCGACAATAAAGGTACCAAGTTTTGCAAAAGATCAGGGAGTTCGTATTCCAAAACATCACCCGCGTAAACGATGTCATTTTTTTCCATAGCTGCAGCCACAGAGTTCAAACCATCGTTTAATGCATTGCTGACTTCCGAAAGAGTTTTGTCACCAGCTTTGATCAAAGACCATTCGATCTCCGTATGTTTAACTTGGAGAGATAACAAAGCTGAGATGAGTGCATTCAGTCTACCCATAGCATCTGTCATGATTTCCGTTGCTAGGAAGTCCTTTCCCGACTGAAAACTTTCATTCACCAGCATAAAATCTTTTGTGATTTTATCTTTATCTTCAATAAACTTTTGTATGATGCCAATCAATTCCTCTTCTTCCAATCGAAAAACTGCCAACCTTGAGCTAAGGTCCATTAGGAATAATTTCAAATCACGTAGGTCTTCTAAAAAAAGCTCAATTTGATGTGCAGATTCTAGATTTTGAACTTTCTCTTTCAAAGATTCCAAAATCTCTTCTACGTTTTTGCCCTTACCCATAGGTCGAATCGATGCAAAATTGAGATGAAGCAAGTTTTTAGTAGAAAGCAGCATGGATTCTATCCAAGGTACGCCTTCTTGTAAGTCTCTGGACTCTTTTTCCGTCAGAGAATCACGACCTACTAATGTAGACCCGACTTTGTCTACGTAAATGTCTAGTTCTATAAGACCGTCTTCGAGAATATCTAATTCTTCACCGACGATAAAATCAAGTCTCTCTGCGTTTTCTACACCCATTGATTCCAATTCTTTTCGGTTGTGTTCCCTACCATTTACCGTAAAATAGCGTAAATACTTTCCATTTGCTTCAATCCAAGTTTGGATTTCATCGAGAACCTGAGCAATGTTAGTTTCCCCATTCAGCGTAGTTTCTAATTTTTGATCATTGATAAAGATATTCATTTTATTCCTGCCCGTTCCCTCTAAACATGTTATTTTGTAAATAATTTCCTACGGATTTATTTTTTCCAACGCCTTGTTCCATATATAGGAATCTCTGCTTTAATTTCGCTTCATATCCAACCAAATGCGATTCAAATTCTTTGATTTTTTTATTGTTACTAGCAACATTCTCTTCAATCAATTTGATTTTACTACTAATGATTCCTGATGAGTACTGTGTGTACGGTCTCAAGGTTTCCAGAAGCCGAATCCCTACTCCATCTTCCATCTTTGCATCATTATTCATATCAGATGCAAATAACTCTCTAAGTCCATCTGGGTTTTCTGAGAGTGCCTGAGTAAGTCTCTCTTCATTGATAACAAGAACCCCATCTTGGATTTTTTCCCAGTTGGAACCAACTTCGCCTGTCGAAATACCAATATCCGTCAAGACACGATACCCACCTGATTTGGTAGCAGGGTAATAAGAGTTCGCAACTGTCTTCATGCTTGCAATCAATCGAATCAAAGCATTTTCTCCAGCTAAAATACCAGACTTAACCTTATTGTCCCAAAATTCCTTTGAGATATCTAAATCTTTACTGTTATCAGATGGTTTGGAATCCGATAGTTTCGAGTTTTTATCAACACTCGTTACTTCTTTCGTAAATTTCATTAAGTCGTTATATGCCTGGACCCATTCTTTCACCAATGCCATTCCTTTTTGATGGTCAACTGCGATTTTTAAGGTAACAGGTTCAGTAGTTACCTTATGCATATTGAATGAAATGCCCTCTAACACATCTGTTATGCCTTCATTGGATTCACGGCTTAGTTCCACTCCATCAATTTTAAAGCGCGCATCTTTCGCTTCTTGTAAGGTCTTTTTTGGCTCCGCTGTACCTGGTTTAGGCGGAATGACCATTTCTATCTGAGAGATTTGAACATCGGAAGCACCGCTGTTGGCAATGATAATTCGTTTTAAGGTTTTACCTTCTGCAAGCTCTCCAATTTGGAGTTGGTACTTGCCATCTTTTAAGGCAATCGGGAACAACTTTGTCCTCAAATTGCCTTCCCTTTCAAAGACAAAGCCCAATTCTAAAACCTGGTTTGTCTCCCCCACCGGATTAAATTCAATGTAGGAACGTGATTTGATTTCAATAGCTTCTGTTTCAAAACTAAAAGCTGAGTCTGGGGCAAAACTAAATCCCTCCGGACTTTTCTTTGGTGCACTCCCTTCCTGAGAAGAAGCTTTGAATTTTGTAGGTTCAAAGGGAAGTGCCTTTTCCTGTGACAAAACAAGGGATCGTCTTTCTATCTCCCCTTCTTTTGAGTTCTCTCCTACAAGCCCTGCAAGATGAAGGATACCGTTCGGGTCTGAAAATTGTAAGGCATTCAATTTACCTGTTTTCACCGCTAAAACGGTAAGTAGCGAAGAATCTTTATCGACCTTGATAACTGTCGCATCTGCGATGCTACTTGCCGCATTACGTATGCTTGTTGTTAAATCCGAGAGTGAACCACCAGCAAACTGTATGGTTTCCGAATGTTTGCCCGAAAAAATCGAAAAACTTCCTGCAGGTAATCTTACATCCGAGTCAACTTCAACTCCTGAGATTTGGTGTTTTGAAGCCAATTCTAAAATCTCTATGGGTCTTTCGGCCGATTTAGCAGCTCGCGATGCCTCTCCCGTGATGACACCTTCTGTGGAAGATAGAACTGATTTCGTCGCGAAAGGAGCGGTGAAGGAAGTAATAGCACGTGTTTTTGTCTGGAGGTTTGCCGTCAGGTTTTTGACTTCATTCCAGACTTGGACTTGGGCCTTTGCATACTCATTTTCTGTCTCCCAGCGTTTAACCGGGCGACGCTCCAACTCGACCAATTTTTTGATGATTTCGTTTGTATTTTGGCCGGTCATGAGACCTGGCATTGTGTATGCTGGCATCTTCTTACCTTTCTTCCCCCTCTATTGTCGTCGCATTTCCATAAAGGATTAGGAATTTACAGAATTTTTCCTTCCCGAATTCTAGAATTATGACAGCTAAGGCCCCTGAAAAAATTGAAATCGGCAACCCAAATCTATTTTTTGATCGGGAACTCTCCTGGTTGGATTTCAATCTCCGCGTTTTGGAAGAAGCTCAGGACCAAAAAAACCCTCTCCTGGAAAGGCTTAAATTTTTGTGCATCACAGAGTCAAATTTAGATGAGTTTTTTATGGTCAGGGTAGCTGGGCTTCTCAATTTAAAACGAGCTGGTATCGAAGAACAAAGCTTAAACGGAAAACGGACTTCTGAAATCATCACTGAGCTATATGCAAAAGTGGCAGACCTTGTCAAAGAACAATACGCTTGCTTAAATGACATCCTTTCCGAGCTCAAAAAAAATCATATCGTAATTGTCCAAGATCCTACTGATTTACGAGGAGAGGATATATCCTTTGTAAAAGATTATTACAAACGAGAAGTATCATCCATTCTCACCCCACTAGCAATTGATCCATCACATCCTTTCCCGCATATCTTAAATAGAACTCTTAATTTAGGTATCACTCTTTATTCAGACGATGACAAAAATAAAGTTAAAGAACTATTTGCTATCGTGCAAGTTCCAAGCGTACTGCCTCGCTTCTTACAACTCCCGCAGAAAGATGAGAACGAAGAACGTAGATACTTTCCTCTAGAAGAAATCATTAAACTTCATTTGAGCGATCTTTTTTATGGTATGAATGTAAAACAAATCCACACATTCAAAATCGTTCGTGATGCTGATATCTCAATCAATGAAGAACAAAACATAGGTGATTTGCTTACAACGATGAAGAATGAATTGAAGAATCGTATGTGGGGTGATGCGATTCGTTTGGATGTGCATAGTGGAGCAGGTCACATTAAGGATATGCTCAGAAATCTTCTCGAACTCGATGATTTCCAAGTGATGGAAATTCCAACTTTGCTTAACCTAAATGATTTAATGTTCTTTCAATCATTACGTAAAACTGGTCACCTAAAGTTTAACTTCCCACCTCCGAAGGCAGGATTTGCTTTAAAAAAGAGTGAATCAATCTTTTCAGAAATTAGAAAGGCTGACCATCTACTCCACCATCCTTATGAAAGTTTCAAATCAATCGAGGATATGTTAAAGATCGCGAGCCAAGACCCAAAGGTATTAGCGATCAAAATGACTCTATACCGCACATCGGGTGATTCTCCCATTATACAATATTTAGGTGAGGCTGCCGAAAATGGCAAACAGGTCACCGTACTCGTTGAACTTAAAGCTAGATTTGACGAAGAAAGGAATATTCGTTGGGCAAAAAAGTTAGAAGACTCTGGTGTCCACGTTGTGTATGG includes:
- a CDS encoding DUF4468 domain-containing protein yields the protein MIRKLLLLLFCFAFFSNTLCLRLWIVSSKHRKTEETREVKTYQRTKSFAKAKQWLEYKLIPEGSKIEKEDLEAGSLSGVGLIRCYVPYGIGEIDANEHEFNYKIYLREGSATFTVERIFSFIKDPNDIVLNYGPKNERVAKITIRSCFKPLFDDFFDYIK
- a CDS encoding lysophospholipid acyltransferase family protein; its protein translation is MEGQIVDQAKKNVETIKKFVTPFFNLAVTTNVYGYHNIVPSGKLILTCNHRSDMDPFVIGNAFPRFISWIAAEYTTRIPLFRDLVEKTGTIPMAIDGNISIASIKKVQQVFKNGDVLGIFPEGHDYMVKNDFSAPLADFHHGFAAFSLRNKVDILPSVLIPEEETISDYPIPPLVRAFMGMPKEVCEIKKRVVYKKVNLVFGEVIKHQDYIHLPLEEGMKAVSMETKRRMGDLQKADFLKKF
- the dapF gene encoding diaminopimelate epimerase encodes the protein MAKRLQFTKMEGIGNDYLYIDATKNDLRLSTEEIQKLSDRNFGVGGDGVIFIRKSNVGEFQMDMYNADGSSSEMCGNGIRCVGKYIYDHGLTKNQKPTIETGKGVLTLNLETDSQGKVQMVSVDMGEPILKPELIPLRWEGDGPVVSQTLEVAGKQYQFTAVSMGNPHCIIYVDNAETFPVREIGPLIENHPLFPKRVNVEFVHLIGENHLYQRTWERGTGETLACGTGACAVMVASVLNHKTGRKVKIDLRGGQLEVEWKESGSVIMTGPAKEVFQGEIEL
- a CDS encoding methyltransferase domain-containing protein, which gives rise to MKNCILCGSTQTKEVFVEHGVPIWQCQNCGHVYSSYEQAEHYDGYWGEESQEYDLQWWDHAHRPVYQDFIQKFLTKKEGSLLDVGCGLGFFVKSVLEAKPGWKAVGYEISESAVQYARKINKMETVHAGLVQNSGLGKETFDVITLWDVIEHIPKPHDLLKYLYTLLKPGGVLFLQTPNFPIQLFKANLKVKWKGMKEGVNYLEAKDHVNNYKMHTLAKLGEQCGFKNPKFSVLKPILSVAGFKSKMAVYIKLAYYYITKYIFFLSFGKLNWNNTLFVTLEK
- a CDS encoding HAD family hydrolase; translated protein: MNLIFTLLTSGFFLFVRKESAELRQMALFLDLDNTLIPSKEAYTEAIQSLSKDWEEHQYGKKEQFIELYDLARSEIKGRLKEHSSNRLRLLCFQNLIESLYGYFNASNLELCLWLDERYFFHFLNALKKQIQEKQTFSSLFHTVGEISKSVPIVLLTNETLMTQLKKIKATFPKDLRYTLVCSESVGVEKPSPYFFTYAITKSKAKLADSVMIGDNLKDDILGAEAVGLRAIHIKSILGVPEGNSQSKVQNKEGLVYECESSLSALSQLLENLKTKGSLL
- the fliD gene encoding flagellar filament capping protein FliD — its product is MPAYTMPGLMTGQNTNEIIKKLVELERRPVKRWETENEYAKAQVQVWNEVKNLTANLQTKTRAITSFTAPFATKSVLSSTEGVITGEASRAAKSAERPIEILELASKHQISGVEVDSDVRLPAGSFSIFSGKHSETIQFAGGSLSDLTTSIRNAASSIADATVIKVDKDSSLLTVLAVKTGKLNALQFSDPNGILHLAGLVGENSKEGEIERRSLVLSQEKALPFEPTKFKASSQEGSAPKKSPEGFSFAPDSAFSFETEAIEIKSRSYIEFNPVGETNQVLELGFVFEREGNLRTKLFPIALKDGKYQLQIGELAEGKTLKRIIIANSGASDVQISQIEMVIPPKPGTAEPKKTLQEAKDARFKIDGVELSRESNEGITDVLEGISFNMHKVTTEPVTLKIAVDHQKGMALVKEWVQAYNDLMKFTKEVTSVDKNSKLSDSKPSDNSKDLDISKEFWDNKVKSGILAGENALIRLIASMKTVANSYYPATKSGGYRVLTDIGISTGEVGSNWEKIQDGVLVINEERLTQALSENPDGLRELFASDMNNDAKMEDGVGIRLLETLRPYTQYSSGIISSKIKLIEENVASNNKKIKEFESHLVGYEAKLKQRFLYMEQGVGKNKSVGNYLQNNMFRGNGQE
- the ppk1 gene encoding polyphosphate kinase 1, translated to MTAKAPEKIEIGNPNLFFDRELSWLDFNLRVLEEAQDQKNPLLERLKFLCITESNLDEFFMVRVAGLLNLKRAGIEEQSLNGKRTSEIITELYAKVADLVKEQYACLNDILSELKKNHIVIVQDPTDLRGEDISFVKDYYKREVSSILTPLAIDPSHPFPHILNRTLNLGITLYSDDDKNKVKELFAIVQVPSVLPRFLQLPQKDENEERRYFPLEEIIKLHLSDLFYGMNVKQIHTFKIVRDADISINEEQNIGDLLTTMKNELKNRMWGDAIRLDVHSGAGHIKDMLRNLLELDDFQVMEIPTLLNLNDLMFFQSLRKTGHLKFNFPPPKAGFALKKSESIFSEIRKADHLLHHPYESFKSIEDMLKIASQDPKVLAIKMTLYRTSGDSPIIQYLGEAAENGKQVTVLVELKARFDEERNIRWAKKLEDSGVHVVYGVVGLKIHCKMLLIVRREDDKLNRYVHLGTGNYNSTTARFYTDLSLFTANQEITEDVAILFNTITSSGKMPKLTRIYAAPKFLKEEFIRLIQRELDNAKAKKEARIIFKMNSLVDPDIILKLYEASQAGVKIDLIIRGICCLRPGIPKISENIEVRSIIGRYLEHSRIYHFHNAGNSEVFLASADCMPRNFQRRIEVMFPILAEKHKKRINKIFELLLRDNTQARVLLPDGSYQRLSPGDDDPAVNSQIDLVEI